In bacterium, a single window of DNA contains:
- the fieF gene encoding Ferrous-iron efflux pump FieF, whose protein sequence is MGSLARTHDNSDVRGTTLTQQELVAHQREAQLASKITLVAIFVLMIAKGVAGLMLRSIALTSEALHTLLDLATAGLAWYTLRVAHDPPDEEHPYGHGKFENLMALVQALMILVPAVGIGWYSLDHLIHGKVNFRDDNTALGIWTMALTMAVNLALMVYLGRVAKRTQSASIAANAAHERVDFVTSAIVLVGLILISLTGARWIDAALGIITAIYILREGWSLLYDSAQVLLDRAAPQHYQDRLHAVLHRHGKLVHGFSNVRTRMHGQEVHADLDIQLHARAPLSEIATVIDHLELELEAAIPGIQVHLKPRPCPEDCPRCVADPLTLHELLEDHTPVPEPLRAAERAILEGAPLT, encoded by the coding sequence ATGGGCAGTCTGGCCCGAACGCATGACAATAGTGACGTGCGAGGGACCACACTCACTCAGCAGGAGCTTGTCGCGCATCAGCGCGAGGCGCAGCTGGCGTCGAAGATCACGCTGGTCGCGATCTTTGTGCTGATGATCGCGAAAGGGGTCGCCGGCCTGATGCTGCGATCCATCGCGCTGACCTCCGAAGCCCTCCATACCCTCCTTGATCTCGCCACCGCCGGCCTCGCCTGGTACACCCTCCGGGTCGCGCATGATCCCCCTGACGAAGAACATCCGTATGGGCATGGCAAGTTCGAGAATCTGATGGCACTGGTGCAGGCCCTGATGATCCTCGTGCCAGCGGTGGGCATTGGCTGGTACAGCCTGGACCATCTGATTCACGGGAAAGTCAATTTTCGGGATGACAACACTGCCCTGGGCATCTGGACCATGGCGCTGACGATGGCTGTGAACCTCGCGCTTATGGTCTACCTGGGGCGCGTCGCAAAGCGCACCCAAAGTGCGAGCATCGCGGCGAATGCGGCCCATGAGCGGGTGGACTTTGTCACCAGCGCTATTGTGCTGGTCGGTTTGATCCTCATCAGCCTGACCGGAGCACGATGGATCGATGCAGCGCTGGGGATCATCACGGCGATTTACATTCTGCGGGAAGGCTGGTCGCTGCTGTACGACTCCGCGCAGGTCCTCCTCGACCGGGCAGCACCGCAGCACTACCAGGATCGGCTCCATGCGGTGCTGCATCGACACGGGAAACTGGTGCATGGCTTTAGCAATGTCCGGACCCGGATGCACGGACAGGAGGTCCATGCGGATCTCGACATCCAGCTCCATGCCCGGGCTCCGCTGTCAGAAATCGCGACTGTTATCGATCACCTGGAACTGGAGTTAGAGGCCGCGATTCCAGGGATACAGGTCCATCTTAAGCCTCGTCCCTGTCCTGAGGACTGCCCCCGGTGTGTCGCAGACCCGCTAACCCTGCATGAACTGTTAGAAGACCACACACCGGTCCCGGAGCCTTTGCGTGCGGCGGAACGCGCCATTCTGGAAGGCGCTCCACTAACGTAG
- the guaA gene encoding GMP synthase [glutamine-hydrolyzing] produces the protein MQQPPESVLILDFGAQYNQLIARRVREARVYCEVVPCDISPDEVRRRQPRALILTGGPSSVHGDGAPLPHPEIFELGIPVLGICYGMQVMGHMLGGRVKRGDKAEYGKTTLQVTLQEPLFHNLNPQLVGWMSHWDEVVDLPPGFEVAARSFTTPIAGMVDAGRKLYGVQFHPEVVHTPWGRDLIENFLYLVAGCTASWTAASFVDSALESINETVGTDRVICALSGGVDSATVAALTYKAIGDQLTCVFVDHGLLRKGEREQVLTAFEDHFGVQLIVVDAKLRFLMRLSNITEPEEKRKIIGEEFIRVFEETARDLEGKLGKFKWLAQGTVYPDVIESASTGNKAKVIKSHHNVGGLPERMDFQLLEPLRLLFKDEVRRVALELDMPPAMVYRQPFPGPGLAIRIIGDVTEERLNILREADAILLEEMFKAGLSREIWQYFAVLPLVRSVGVKGDERTYEHPIILRAVTSEDGMTCDFAHLPYDLLGRISSRIINEVPGVNRVAYDISSKPPATIEWE, from the coding sequence ATGCAACAGCCTCCGGAGTCGGTGCTCATACTGGACTTCGGCGCCCAGTACAACCAGCTGATCGCACGGCGGGTCCGGGAAGCCCGGGTCTACTGCGAGGTGGTCCCCTGTGACATCTCGCCCGACGAAGTGCGTCGCCGTCAGCCCCGGGCGCTGATCCTCACTGGTGGTCCCTCTTCGGTCCACGGCGATGGCGCACCCCTCCCGCATCCGGAGATTTTTGAGCTGGGTATCCCGGTGCTGGGGATCTGCTATGGGATGCAGGTCATGGGACACATGCTCGGTGGACGCGTGAAGCGGGGGGATAAAGCGGAGTACGGCAAGACTACACTGCAAGTTACCCTCCAGGAACCACTCTTTCATAACCTGAACCCGCAGTTAGTCGGCTGGATGTCGCACTGGGATGAGGTCGTTGACCTCCCTCCCGGGTTCGAAGTCGCTGCCCGCTCCTTCACCACGCCCATCGCCGGGATGGTCGATGCCGGGCGCAAGCTCTATGGCGTGCAGTTTCACCCGGAGGTCGTCCATACCCCCTGGGGTCGCGATCTCATCGAAAACTTTCTCTACCTGGTAGCCGGCTGCACCGCCAGCTGGACCGCGGCCAGCTTCGTGGATTCCGCACTGGAGAGCATCAATGAGACCGTCGGCACCGACCGGGTCATCTGCGCGCTTTCTGGCGGGGTCGACAGCGCGACCGTCGCTGCGCTGACCTACAAGGCGATCGGCGATCAGCTCACCTGTGTCTTCGTCGACCATGGCCTCCTGCGTAAAGGCGAGCGGGAGCAAGTTCTGACGGCTTTCGAGGACCACTTCGGCGTCCAGCTGATCGTCGTCGATGCCAAGCTGCGGTTCCTGATGCGCCTCTCAAACATCACCGAGCCGGAAGAGAAGCGGAAGATCATCGGGGAAGAGTTCATCCGCGTTTTTGAGGAAACCGCCCGCGATCTCGAGGGCAAGCTCGGCAAGTTTAAATGGCTGGCGCAGGGAACGGTCTATCCTGATGTGATTGAGTCCGCCAGCACCGGCAACAAAGCCAAAGTCATCAAGAGTCATCACAATGTCGGGGGCCTTCCTGAGCGGATGGACTTCCAGCTGCTGGAGCCCCTGCGACTCCTCTTCAAAGATGAAGTCCGTCGAGTGGCGCTGGAACTCGACATGCCGCCCGCGATGGTCTATCGCCAGCCCTTCCCCGGGCCCGGACTCGCCATCCGGATCATTGGTGATGTCACCGAAGAGCGGCTGAACATCCTGCGGGAGGCCGACGCCATCCTGTTGGAAGAAATGTTCAAAGCCGGGCTCAGCCGGGAGATCTGGCAGTACTTTGCGGTCCTGCCCCTGGTCAGAAGCGTCGGTGTCAAGGGCGATGAGCGGACCTATGAGCATCCGATCATCCTGCGGGCGGTCACCAGTGAAGATGGCATGACCTGCGACTTCGCCCATCTTCCCTACGACCTGCTCGGCCGCATCTCCAGCCGGATCATCAACGAAGTCCCGGGCGTCAATCGGGTCGCCTACGACATCTCATCCAAACCCCCCGCCACCATCGAGTGGGAGTAG
- the hpt gene encoding Hypoxanthine-guanine phosphoribosyltransferase, translating to MEAHAPFQESRAGQVHLRRELEGLGYRVLLSEQTIQARIRELATEIEQDYLDRMPYFVGILKGAAPFMTDLIRHVDLPLRTDWMAISSYGSATKSSGVVRLLKDLDESVESQHVILVEDIVDSGRTLSYIMDLFRSRKVASLRVVSLLDRPDRREVEVHIDYIGFNIPDTFVVGYGMDYDQKYRNVPYIFSLTDIPKS from the coding sequence ATGGAAGCTCATGCTCCGTTCCAGGAAAGCCGTGCTGGCCAGGTTCACCTCCGCAGGGAGCTGGAGGGACTCGGGTACCGGGTCCTGCTCAGTGAGCAGACCATTCAGGCTCGCATTCGGGAGCTGGCAACAGAGATCGAGCAGGACTATCTGGACCGGATGCCGTACTTCGTCGGCATCCTCAAAGGGGCAGCCCCGTTCATGACCGATCTCATCCGCCATGTGGATCTCCCTTTGCGCACCGACTGGATGGCCATCAGTTCCTATGGCTCTGCGACCAAGTCCTCCGGAGTCGTGCGCCTGCTCAAGGACCTCGATGAGAGCGTCGAATCCCAGCATGTCATTCTGGTGGAAGACATTGTCGACTCCGGCCGCACGCTCTCTTACATCATGGATCTCTTCCGCTCCCGGAAGGTCGCGTCCTTGCGAGTGGTCAGCCTCCTCGACCGCCCGGATCGTCGCGAAGTCGAAGTTCACATCGACTACATCGGCTTCAACATCCCGGACACCTTCGTGGTCGGCTACGGCATGGACTACGACCAGAAGTACCGCAACGTACCGTACATCTTCTCGCTGACTGACATTCCGAAGTCCTAG
- the yqfL gene encoding putative pyruvate, phosphate dikinase regulatory protein produces MTTPDNTVQVPIIVISDGTGTTARDNLDAAGKQFGQYNIMVKNRPHVRDPSDIRVIISEAKLNNWLVVYTLVSEDLRRITEEEARRQGVRTVDLLGPLLNSLADYLHAEPANKPGILHAVDEGYDAKISAYEFTRQHDDGKNLKTLHLADVVLVGASRTGKSPLTYQLALDGYYAANVPLVHGLQPPRELLMLDSRRVFCLTIEPDRLLEIRSQRMKRLMAEKYNEAYAHLEFIYKELNFTHELAHGYGWKLIDTTAKSVEELAYDVDVALRENFASEPGKIFLPRDTETTEVTG; encoded by the coding sequence GTGACTACACCCGACAACACCGTCCAGGTCCCCATCATCGTCATCTCCGATGGCACCGGCACCACCGCCCGGGATAATCTTGATGCGGCTGGCAAGCAGTTCGGCCAGTACAACATCATGGTGAAGAACCGGCCCCATGTCCGGGACCCCAGCGACATTCGGGTCATCATTAGCGAGGCCAAGCTCAACAACTGGCTGGTGGTCTATACGCTGGTCTCCGAAGACCTCCGGCGGATCACCGAAGAGGAGGCCCGTCGACAGGGGGTCCGGACTGTGGACCTGCTCGGTCCGCTGCTCAACTCCCTCGCCGATTACCTCCACGCCGAGCCTGCCAACAAGCCCGGGATTCTCCATGCCGTCGATGAGGGCTACGACGCCAAAATCTCGGCTTATGAGTTCACCCGACAGCACGACGACGGCAAAAATCTGAAGACGCTCCATCTGGCGGATGTGGTCCTCGTCGGGGCGTCACGGACCGGGAAGTCCCCGCTGACCTACCAGCTTGCCCTCGATGGCTACTACGCCGCCAATGTGCCGCTGGTCCACGGACTCCAGCCTCCCAGGGAACTCCTCATGCTGGACTCCCGCCGGGTTTTTTGCCTGACCATCGAGCCTGACCGACTGCTGGAGATTCGCTCCCAACGGATGAAGCGGCTGATGGCGGAGAAGTACAACGAAGCTTACGCGCACCTGGAGTTCATCTACAAAGAACTGAACTTCACCCACGAACTGGCGCATGGCTACGGCTGGAAGCTCATCGACACGACCGCCAAGAGTGTGGAAGAGCTGGCATACGACGTCGATGTCGCCCTCCGGGAAAACTTCGCCAGCGAGCCGGGGAAAATCTTTCTCCCGCGCGACACCGAAACCACCGAGGTCACCGGCTAA
- the rpsT gene encoding 30S ribosomal protein S20: MPHTKSSKKDLLRIQVRNERNRALRSRLRTFVKKARTAICSDPAIPATADSLKAAISQLDRMVTKGIIHKNQASRKKSRLVAAKKKAELAASGS; this comes from the coding sequence ATGCCGCACACCAAGTCATCGAAGAAGGATCTCCTCCGCATCCAGGTCCGCAACGAGCGGAACCGGGCATTGCGCTCGCGCCTCCGCACGTTCGTCAAGAAGGCGCGGACCGCGATTTGCAGTGACCCGGCGATCCCGGCGACTGCCGACTCCCTGAAGGCCGCGATTTCCCAGCTGGATCGCATGGTCACCAAGGGCATCATCCACAAGAACCAGGCTTCCCGGAAGAAGAGTCGCCTCGTAGCAGCGAAGAAGAAGGCCGAACTCGCGGCTTCCGGCAGCTGA
- the cdd gene encoding Cytidine deaminase: protein MTTTLSPTDLEQLYDAARSMLSHSYAPYSRFRVSAALRTVDGTLITGVNVENGAYPQTICAERSAIVAAVSQGHRKFTDIAIVCLDEAHPDLPHILRPCGGCLSVMSEFSPTGDLLVHCLHPHQVPDVLCLRDLMPYPFHFGGPSLSAKDQ, encoded by the coding sequence ATGACGACGACACTGAGTCCGACTGATCTGGAACAGCTCTACGACGCTGCCCGATCAATGCTGTCACACAGTTATGCCCCGTACTCCCGGTTCCGGGTGTCCGCTGCCCTCCGGACCGTCGATGGGACCCTGATCACGGGTGTCAATGTTGAGAATGGGGCATATCCGCAGACAATCTGCGCGGAACGTTCTGCTATTGTCGCTGCGGTCAGTCAGGGGCATCGCAAATTTACCGATATCGCCATTGTGTGTCTGGATGAAGCGCATCCGGACCTGCCGCATATCCTGCGTCCCTGCGGTGGCTGCCTTTCTGTGATGTCGGAGTTTTCGCCCACAGGCGACCTGCTTGTGCATTGCCTCCATCCCCACCAGGTCCCGGATGTTCTCTGCCTGCGTGATCTGATGCCATATCCGTTTCACTTCGGCGGTCCATCTCTGAGCGCGAAAGATCAATGA
- the cbs gene encoding putative cystathionine beta-synthase: MTAPVYDSLLGAIGNTPLVPLRRLTAESQATVWVKCEFLNPTGSHKDRIGLAMIESAEKAGQIKPGDLLVEPTSGNTGLGLCLAAALKGYRLVLTMPDKVSAEKQGLMRAYGARVVTAPTALPHDHPENYMAVAERIAAAEGGTILNQYEHPGNPQAHFETAREIWEQTGGSITHLVLGAGTGGLVTGAGHWLRERQPDLQIVVGDPEGSIYSKDEPGTYTVEGIGYDFWPGVFDVELVNRMYRIGDAESWYWAKRLSREEGLLVGGSTGTVFGAVIRLLDDVAAGAQVVMLAHDTGRNYLSKMTDSFLQERGIYLPVPGEPDGVDLLPAAARSSLGLRVDPPFRDAPVLAHSH; the protein is encoded by the coding sequence GTGACCGCTCCGGTCTATGACTCGCTCCTCGGTGCCATCGGCAACACGCCCCTCGTGCCCTTACGTCGACTGACGGCGGAATCGCAGGCAACAGTCTGGGTGAAGTGCGAATTTCTCAATCCGACCGGTTCTCACAAGGACCGCATCGGTCTTGCCATGATCGAATCCGCTGAGAAAGCAGGACAGATCAAGCCCGGTGATCTGTTGGTGGAACCTACCAGCGGCAACACGGGACTCGGCTTGTGCCTTGCAGCAGCGCTCAAAGGGTACCGGCTGGTCCTGACGATGCCCGACAAGGTGTCGGCAGAGAAGCAGGGGCTAATGCGGGCATATGGTGCCCGGGTCGTAACCGCGCCCACTGCCCTGCCGCACGATCACCCGGAGAACTACATGGCGGTGGCTGAGCGGATCGCAGCCGCCGAGGGAGGCACCATCCTCAACCAGTATGAGCATCCCGGTAACCCGCAGGCCCACTTTGAGACGGCCCGGGAAATCTGGGAACAGACCGGCGGCAGCATCACCCATCTGGTGCTGGGGGCCGGGACTGGCGGGCTTGTAACGGGGGCCGGACACTGGCTCCGGGAGCGGCAGCCTGACCTCCAGATCGTGGTGGGAGACCCCGAAGGTTCCATCTACTCGAAGGACGAACCAGGCACCTATACGGTCGAAGGCATCGGTTACGACTTCTGGCCTGGTGTGTTCGATGTCGAGCTGGTGAACCGGATGTACCGCATCGGCGATGCTGAGAGCTGGTACTGGGCGAAACGCCTGAGCCGGGAAGAGGGCCTGCTGGTCGGCGGATCGACCGGCACCGTCTTCGGGGCGGTGATTCGCCTGCTGGATGACGTTGCTGCCGGCGCACAGGTCGTGATGCTGGCCCATGACACGGGACGGAACTACCTCTCCAAGATGACCGACTCCTTCCTGCAGGAACGTGGCATCTATCTGCCGGTGCCAGGCGAGCCCGATGGGGTCGATCTCCTGCCAGCAGCCGCCCGATCGAGTCTCGGCCTGCGGGTTGATCCACCTTTCCGGGATGCCCCGGTCCTCGCCCACTCGCATTAA
- the metC gene encoding Cystathionine beta-lyase, translated as MRFETRAIHAAQDPEPITGAVNVPVFLTSTYVQASPGEHTGFEYSRTQNPTRFALEGCLASLEEGARGLAFASGLAALNTLLAHFDAGTHIIAGDDIYGGSARLFNRIGTRQGYQFSYVDMTDPDQLAAALRPETRLIFCETPTNPMLKVFDLQAICDFAQAHQLLVCCDNTFATPYLQRPLLHGCDVVLHSTSKYIGGHSDVIGGALVTRSAELGERLAFLQNAMGAVPDPMNSYLTLRGLKTLGVRMDRHCANAQAVAEFLQAHPAVDRVIYPGLTSHPQHDLAGRQMDQYGGMISMYLKGGLAESRAFLEHVGVFFLAESLGGVESLIEHPAIMTHASIAPEIRAQLGIADNFIRLSVGIEHIEDLIDGLERGFAAVPSRVASTA; from the coding sequence ATGCGCTTTGAAACCCGCGCCATTCATGCCGCACAGGATCCCGAGCCGATAACCGGGGCCGTGAATGTCCCGGTCTTCCTGACCTCGACCTATGTCCAGGCGTCGCCAGGTGAGCACACCGGATTCGAGTACTCCCGGACCCAGAACCCCACCCGGTTCGCGCTGGAAGGCTGCCTGGCATCGCTCGAAGAGGGAGCCAGGGGGCTGGCGTTTGCCTCGGGGCTGGCCGCGCTGAACACGTTGCTGGCGCACTTTGATGCGGGGACCCACATCATTGCCGGGGATGACATCTATGGAGGCTCAGCGCGGCTGTTCAATCGGATCGGGACCCGCCAGGGATATCAGTTTTCCTATGTCGACATGACCGACCCCGATCAACTCGCTGCCGCACTGCGTCCTGAGACGCGGCTGATCTTCTGCGAGACCCCAACGAATCCGATGCTCAAGGTTTTTGATCTGCAGGCGATTTGCGACTTCGCCCAGGCGCATCAGCTGCTGGTCTGCTGCGATAACACGTTCGCGACTCCCTATCTCCAGCGCCCCCTGCTACACGGCTGCGATGTGGTCCTCCACTCGACCTCCAAGTACATCGGTGGGCACAGCGATGTCATCGGCGGAGCCCTGGTGACCCGTTCAGCGGAGTTGGGGGAGCGTCTGGCGTTTCTCCAGAACGCGATGGGTGCGGTGCCGGACCCCATGAACAGTTATCTGACACTGCGGGGGCTCAAGACGCTGGGAGTCAGGATGGACCGTCACTGCGCCAACGCGCAGGCAGTCGCGGAGTTCCTGCAGGCGCATCCAGCAGTCGACCGGGTCATTTATCCGGGGCTCACCAGCCATCCGCAGCATGATCTGGCGGGCCGGCAGATGGACCAGTACGGCGGCATGATCTCCATGTACCTCAAGGGCGGGCTGGCCGAGAGTCGGGCCTTCCTGGAGCATGTCGGGGTCTTCTTCCTCGCCGAGTCCCTGGGAGGTGTGGAGAGTCTGATCGAGCATCCCGCCATCATGACCCACGCGTCCATTGCGCCTGAGATCCGGGCGCAACTGGGGATCGCGGACAACTTCATTCGGCTCTCGGTCGGGATCGAGCACATCGAGGACCTCATCGATGGTCTGGAGCGTGGGTTTGCGGCAGTCCCCTCCCGGGTTGCTTCGACCGCGTAA